Below is a genomic region from Anoplolepis gracilipes chromosome 1, ASM4749672v1, whole genome shotgun sequence.
AATTTACAGATATAGCAACTCTTAGCCCTTAGCTATAAGTTACAAGATAATCATTTTGCGACGAtagctttttattatttgcgaaTCGTGTGTTTCcttctaatatacatatttctcaatctcttttagataattatattattgttaatgtgtttattttattatcacacactcacacacgtacacacactcacacataATGTAACggataattgttataaaaatggcATTGCTGCGCAATGTTTAAACGAAAGAAATTGTGCTATGTTAATTCTTTACAATTCACGTTTATTTACGTCCTTTCTATATAAAGTTttccattaattaatatctaacttctgtaataaaaattacaaaataatttttctttgtgttGATTAAATGTTatgttaaatgaaataatttttttacatatatatacatatatagttacatttattgtacacataaaatatgtatatagagtGTAACtgaaaaaacatatacagCATATAATGCCAGATTCTCGCCAGTttggagaaatttttttcttaattaaaatgtcgagaagttatcattttttttaaattttcaatttttgccattatatatctttataactaagccttaaataaaaattttattagagtgAACTGcacttgaaattaattgaagaatttaattgtattaaattaattaaattttttaactttccaaagtttaatttgtaaaacctTTCTTTTTGAATCGcttataacttgaaaattattgatgtctcaacatttttgttgaagaaaaatcgtctccaaattgTCCAAAGAATTTGctgttatatatcatatatattttttcgttacactctgtatatattacatacatacatatgtatatgaaatatatgtatgaaactCCTCCTAATTTAAAAACCGAATAGTATATCGTATCGGAATTCGCGTTAGATACATGTGGCAAAATGCAATTAATCCTTTATAAcgtaatcttttataatataaaaatatacagttatatgaaaagataaagcatcgagaaaataattaaacaattttcgatatacgaataaaatgaaatatacatgattaattttatcgatcgtttttctcttatttattaatccagCATTACTTAAGCTCGAGATACGTTATTTTATTGGCTGAATTGTTAGTTGGATTGCGTATTTGCTACTTTGTGAACAGCATTGCTGTTAACCGGTTGTTGGCTAGGGTTAATACGAGCTTTTATACATACTGACTTTCGTACGAGCACCGACGCACATATTTCttaattcaaacatttttattatgataatttgaCATGTTTATCTCATGCAAACAtgtttcttctttaaaatattctatttttccttttcgttTCTTTTGCAACTTGTTATATCCTAAGCTGTATCTTAATTGCTTCTGGCAATGAGTCAGCATCAaactatgcaaaaaaattagtcAGCAGCATAATTAGTAAACATACGATTTCTAGCCTAGCAGATTGCCAGCATAGGCGCATGCAACCAATCcaacagataaaataatatcatgtaCCGCGTGCTTTATAcacgatatttataaaatcttattaataataatttatataaataatttatattatttatagagataATTTACATGTTGGAAATATCATATACAGATTTCACGGTCAATTACAAttcgtgtattttattttttcctacaTATTGAAGAAATTCTCCTCCTTTCTCGCatagcaatataataaattatgataatttataataaataagaataatatttgttatcattttcaatttcattttcaattatttattaatatcaaattatattgtttgcgattttaatattgttacgatttgagagaaaaatgtatcaaataaattgatttaagaataaaaaaataaaattattattgaagaaataagagagaatatatttacatcatacataaaaaacaaaagaatatttaacttaaatatctttaaatcgACACTTTAatgtaagaattaattaagtctttttattaaatattaaaagtaagtgtaatatattaaaattaatttaaaaaaatcaaattatttaatgactaTCATTTAGtcatttaatgattaataacaaatatcaaAAGTCAGTCTTTTACTCCTTCAATGACAGTTTTGTGTCCATTATAACTGTCATTTGTAAAGTGTTTTagttttaagtttatttatgtcgacgaaagaaaaaaaaaacagtaataTTATCGTGAAAATCAGAGATTAACGACTGCGTAAAATTGCTAGAGCTAACCATATCGAGCACGTCTTGCCGACGTATCGTTGTATGTGGCAAGCAAGAGCAAATTCGACCGGGCCAGTAATATTATGAACTCTTGTGGCGGCTATCTGCTCCGCCAGTTCGTCGAGAGTAGTCTGACGCAGATTCAAGACAAAACCATGCGTGTGATAGGCTCTGAATAATTGTTTCAGATCACGCTTGTCCAATTGGTGTTTCACATCGTTTGGAATGTCGGAGATGAAACCGCGCAAGACGCTTACCGCGTGGCGATTAAATATCGTCGTTAAGCCGAGAGCGCTACGCAAACCTGACAATTTATCTCGCAAATATTGCTCCATTTGCGATTCGCTCTCTTTCATTTGCGTATCTTCCTCAGCTGTGACGGTCAATTCTAGTGTCTGAACGGATCGATTACTATTCGACGACGGAGCGACAGGCACGAGTGGTCGCCAATCCTTGCTGATCGTCACATTGTATTTCAGATTATGAGGTAGAGTAGACCTTTGTGTGTTTTCCCATATCTGAAATGGATGAAGAAACTATGAATTGTGGGATACGAGCgggaataatataattataaaaaaaggagatgaaataaatgataacggaaagaaaattatgtgtCATTACTTAGAGATCtaattacataattgttttatactaACGCCAGAGTGATTAATTAAGCGGGACACTTTCATCAATGAACAACGGCTGTCGGTTAATTTATAATGCTCCCCGATTTCGGGATCCCATAAAACAACATCATTTTTCTCGATGGTCAAAACATAGGCGGTCCATTTACTTATCTGCGAAGAACCTGTAACATTCACAAGCATAAAACATTACACCTATCtattttgattattgtaaagataatatatatctgcATTTTGGCTTTAATTGACTTATGCACATTGTTGATAATtacataaagaaagaaaatatacagagaaattttaatataagtataaaataataaataaatttgatttaatataaatattaataaagtgtCAAGACATGCGTGCgacattaaattttgataatgttgaattaaaattaaattgaatcaaaaatattatttatatcgatatttaaattattaaacctTGCTGCTAATAcgcaaagatattaaattaagataatataccTAACAGTACGTATGACTGCAAGTCGAAAGCCTGCAGTAACGTCGCTAGCAAAGCCGCTCTGCCGTAGTGATCAACTTTATTCACATTCAAAGCTTGACGTGGCATGATCGGGCCGTAATGAATAGGTAACGATGACAGAAGCATGACAAATCGGGCGGCATCGTCGGGGGTTTCTATGTTAGAAATCTTATAGGGATGTGCCAAACAACGTTGGACGCCCTTGGACAAAGCGTTGACAGCATTAGCCTCCATAGAGTTTCCAGGTTGTTCAAGTCTCATTAGCACATAGATCCTGGTGTGCGAGTGTCCGGGGCTGGCTTGTGCATAACCGAAGAGCAACGCTGGACTGAAAAGCGGTGATAAAGCAATCCAACGTTCAAGTTCTTGATAGTTTCTGTGACGCTCGAGTGGGATCCTTGCCTCGCCTAGCCATTGTTGACCCCACACTGGGTGTTGATCATACAGACGAAATTTCACGCATTGTTCTCCATTTTGTTTAGGTAGTTCGAAATTTATGGTTTCTTGCCAGATAGGGGCGGGTCCATCCGCAATAGAAGTCACGCGAAGCACATTACCCCATTCTACTTCCAACAATGGGGAGACGAGCGCTGATTCCTCTCTCACTGGTACTTCCACCCCCCGCAGGAGCGTGACAGTGAGAATTGTTCTTCCTATAGTGTGACGCCTGCTGTGATTAGCACTGGACGATGGTCTGAGCGGTCGATTAGGACGAAAAAGATTCTTAAAAGATACGTCTAGCAAAGAGAATGCCGGTTGTTCAAACACCACAATGTCTGGCTGTTTCGAGTCCAACGATGACAATTTAGGAGGTGTTGCACGGACATTTGCGATATCGAAGATCAAAGTCGGTTCTTCcagcaaaaaataattgaccTTTTTTGTACTAGTGGAATATCTTCTTTGTGATCTTAGTAAAGAGAAACTATTTTGCGGATCGTTTGGATCGTTGCTCGGTCTAAAAAGATGACACTCGTCGCTTTCCTTCGGCTCGTGCGTAGATCCGTATGTCGATAGAGAAATAGTACAGGCGACAATTCCAGCATGTATTTTATGAGAGCTGTCACTAATTGCGAAGTCTATATCTACCTTATAGTCTTTGGCATTGCAACGTTGGGGTAAGGGTAACGGAAGCACGCTAGATTCACCGTGTCGTGTATGCACTTGTATTGAGAGATCATGATATTCGGAATCTTTGATCAATAGCTTGAACAGTTTCCTGTTGAATGGGCTGTTCGCTCTGCATATCGATCTCCCCCTGAATAGAATAGATACCGAGATGATCTCGATCATTGTTGTGTTATCATTCGACTGATGAGGTTCGCGTGGCGGATGAATGCGAATCTCACGTATCGCAATTTCCACGAGTTTTCCGCGGAATCGCGGTCGTGACTCATAATCCAGCTGCTTGACATTGTCAAGCTGATAAggtttgattatttttctgGTAAAGGGATTCTCGGACACGTACAATCCATCTTCCGTTGCCGATGAGTTTCTATCATTCGACACTCGCAAAGTAGCTTGATTTTTCGCGAGTACGTCGCTCGTTTTACGATCGTCATCGATCACCGGATATGCATAGCAAAGGCCAAGATCTTGCTCGGTTTTATCTTGCGAATGTTGCGTCGATCCACTTATAAAGTCAATGTGAGAGACAGACATGTCGattacaaaagaattttattcagaaatttttttgcataatttatttatggtatttatttattaatttatttatacagagttttaaactatttaaacTATCGTTTTTTagcattatataaaacttctaAATTTCttgcttttctttcttctttcttctgtAAAATTACAGAACTGTATAATCTTTTGTTTCATAGACTCTCATTGGTATCTGTTTTGTTCACGATGTCACTATGGTGACAATTTCCATGGTAACAGgtaaaggaaatataaaatatgaaaagagacTTGAACCCTATAACGAGCAAGCTAAAGGATATAAGTAACGACATCTATAATCTTGCGACAGAAGATAGAAAGCattgaaattgttatattcaacttgatttgtttttaaaagtaagAGACAATCACATTCAATTGCTGTCAAGCGGTTGAGTTTACTGAATACTCCCATTATCAAAAgttttcgatattatatttatctgtttatacgattaattaaataaatatatattacattgatttaaaaactaataacaataataatacattatttttattgcaattaatgtgtgttacatatattaaaaaatttttgtaaacaaataaatttaattaaatctatatattcttattaatataataattggaaaattatatgcaaaagtATTGTAGTGATAAATATAcgttgtatataataaagatataagtatatataatgaaataaaaataacaaataaaaaaaaatattataatataaaatttataaactttaaattaatgtatttataaaattactttgcgttatattaaaaacagaaaGCGAATTTACTTGTCAGAAGTGCttgtttttctatttaattagaatcatttaaattgttaaaaatacaatttgttataatatccTGTTTATCTATGGTTAATAAAGTAcagagattattatataagaaaaagaaaacattatttaaatatattttgtatatgattatatttgtttatatatggcttatatataaaataacaagtaataaatatatatatgatttatatatggtATGTTTAGCAAgttctcgatttttttctgctaATGTGTGAACTTTGTGtctgtatttttcataattataaatatcattttacagCAAATTTTGTAGTAAATTATGAATCCTGTCAAAGAAAaacaatgttataaatatatcatgttGATAATTAGAAACAGAGGCAGCTAAGAACATTTTGTCGATAATATCGATGAAAGGTAACATTCATATAATGTATACCGACAgcattttcatgaatttagTTAAAGTGTTATTCCTAGCCAGGACGCCACTTAACAGAAATTCAGCTGCATATCCcgtaaaagtttattttaaatttagatataatgaTCTTTGTTTTTAAGTACgatttattatagatgaaaatttattattgttataaattttgtaattaaaatagcaTATGTGtagctaaaaataaataaatatatacatttatttgtatgtataaatacataaacgatgtgtttttatacatacttatagctcttacatctttctctttgaaaaaagaagaaagattttaagaaattctCTACATGCTGTTGGCCCACATTTAcggaaacaaaatatatatacacacacgatTACTTATACGAtattacaaaactttaaagggatatttgaaagaaatatcgGCTTCTTTCGATTAtggaaaagaaggaaaaaaagcctattacatatataatagtgaaaaataagcgagagaataaataatgcaaaagaaatgaacgcaaagtaaatattgtcgagtaaaatatatttcacattactACTGTTGAAAAATATGCAAGTGTTTATAATAGTCATTAGACAAAATTTTGTGGGTCACTACATTTTGATGAATTTAGATCAATCAGAAACAATtcgtgaatatatattttttttaaattacatcatTGCGCTCTTTCGTAAGcctgtttcattttttatagcgaataaattattataatatttattagtaataattatatagtactaattactttaatatatcaattttagtattcttttattttatataaatcacttatttatgtatatataaagttataaatatgtaacatgtatttattgtaatgtataattattattatttagatatcataaatttacggtaaaaaatgttatctgCTCGTTATTACAAAGCTTCTCAGAGAATgacgtaaaaaaaacttgttaaaaattaaaaataattatacaggaTGAAGCAATAATTCTGTTCACTTGGAAATATCTTCGTTATGTTTAGAGAtacgaaaatattgtaattacatCAAGCATCAAGAAAGTCATAATATgatagcaataatttttttgttgataGAGACGCTTCAAAAATTTCAAGGTTACCTGCATTTTAAATGgcatgctatttttttttattttaatgtaagatGTTCAGACAATTTCAACGACTTATAAGACAAGGTCATTCGGCATTAAACAAAGGAGTAAAACAATTCTTAAAAGATGCTCGAAGGGATGTTATACGCAGCGGACGCAACGATCTTAGAATTCTATTAGAGGatgtacaattaaatatttgccgAGTAATTTAGTATCAACATAATGGATACCTGGTATTATTATGGACATAGAGTAAGAGCTACACTCAATGAAATCTTCCCATAGCAATGGATAGGACGCGATGGATCTATTTCAACTAGTTCGTTCGCCTATATAACATCATTCgacttttatatgaaaaacattaaaaaatattgtattgtttaCTGAGAAATTCTGACCACAGCAGAAAATATGAAGTGACGAATTATTGCAATATGTTCGTCCATCGGTCGACGAAGAAGTGTTCGTGCTTCAGGAATTCAATGGTTGCAACGTTGTATCaatgtaaatattactttGAGTATCTCTTATGATATGATAGAATTGCTTTACTCTGTTATTTAATGCCGAATACCGATCTTGCATTATAAGTCGTCGAAACTGGACAttcattattgtataaaaataaaaaagtatagtatggcatttaaaaaaatggaggTGACTTTGAAATTCCTGAAGCGCCTTTacctaaaaaattatagctacCATATTATGGCTTTCTTGATATTGTGTGTTTAACTTtcgtaattacaatattttcatatatttaaaaatagcaaaGATGTTCTaagtgaataaaattattatctcactctgtataaaaataactatgtaaaaatgtataaaaatataactatttactatataaaaataacatttcttttattatttttatatagtaaaagaacattaatttttttcaaatgtggttattacacataatatctttttttcttcctttccaaaggaataattattgatgatACATTCTATTGCCTTCAAgatttaacaaaattgttaaagtataaaaacataaattacatttttccaaatataaaatatgtgagttaaatatttatcatgtgtgtatatatattctctcttcaGAAATCCAAATAAAGACTTAACtcgcatatatgtaaaaaatataaacagtcaacaatttatatttttcacaaatgaCACAAGAAAGTCAGACTTCTGTAAGGAAAAGCGATTcagaaaagatttaaaaatatatccgcAGTGAACCAACGTTTTATTAGTTTTCATCAACAGATATTAGTCCCTTTTCCATCGATACTCGAGAATCGAGATTCAGACGATTCAGAGTTTATGACCCTCATAAAAAGAATCTATTTGGTGTTTCCGACTTGGAACCTAAGCACGAGTTGAACAAAAAGATATACCCCTGTGAAGCGAGGAATTTTGGTACGTAAAAACTATTACGTCTTTGGGTCCAATTACTATAGGTTGccgacgtttttttttttcgtttatccTTAAGATCCTGATGCcgacattttttatcttctttcacTCTTGTTTTTCCCGTTAGTTTAACGTGCCATAAATTACGTGCTTTTCGACGCTTTGCGAATATTGCAGTTTAACTATACCAACCCTATTGTTCCTTTCGTTACATTTCAGAAAATATGACAAggttctatcttttttttctattcgatGGCAGCTACATTTTAACGTGGTACAATGATCAACAAATGTGCCACAAATAAAGGGCTAGTgtgaaatttctattttttaaacttgtattctcttttctatttgttttatttttataaaaacatttcaattttcaattttgtgtaataaataaactagaTCGTGTACTAagatattatgttttaatttaaaaaatatgtgaatagagtgcataatatatataattaatatttttatttaaataaattattttgttaaaagtcattaaatatattaacaccTTTATCACAGTGAATAAAAAGCGCGTGACtacatatataggtataatttatattcattttcgtTTTCCTGTCGCGGTTTTCAAATGAGCGGTCTGCCTTTGTCGGTGCGATATCGTTGgataaatttaatcgaaatacCACTTTTTTCGGACATACTAAATATTAACTTTGTGGTCGACAGAGTTATGCTGcataatacataaaacatgTAACATTAAATCGTTGTCAAAATCTTTCCGAGAAGGCGAcgaataaacatataaaaaatcatgttttttGTCGATCTagattatctaaaataataattatctacaaattttaattatttagaaatgttaTAAGACACAGCGTATGTCGTGTGtgaacttttacatatttataataatatacatatatacattgcattattttctataaaggAGCTTGAATAAATGTCAATCGATTCTTTTATATCTcgcgatatatttttgacaaatagATTCGAAGCGAAGGCTCGGTGATATGATCGAGTTTCGATAACGTCGCTTTTACATCATCGGCGTTGGCATCTCTCTTCTGTTAAAACAATGATATATCGTTGGTGGCGAATGACTACATTCGAACCCTCGTATAATCGGCACCGCGGCAATAATTGGACTATAGATACAGTTATGCAGCAGATCCATTAATTTTCCACAGCGTTTATTTCTCACACCGTCGGGATTGTCATACCATCAGACTTCGAGACCTTGACATCCTAGCTAAACAAAGTTATTTTGAGATGAAGATTAagcaaaattcaattttacgagttaatataaattttagtataagagttaatatataaatatgtatgttaatattgtattgtttattacaaatacaatatattattataaatattagtatagaagtattctattatatatatttcttttttctcaaatatatctctctacctgtgaaaattaaaataataacttttccTGACATTCttgataattctatttaaaaagatttattagaattaattgaaaaattagattaaacaaaattcttcTATCTTATATCGcttctatttaaaatcaacTGTACCGtacatcaattttatttaaagaaggaactattaatattatttattataaatacaatatattattataaatattagtatagaagtattctattatatatatttcttttttctcaaatatatctctctacctgtgaaaattaaaataataacttttccTGACATTCttgataattctatttaaaaagatttattagaattaattgaaaaattagattaaacaaaattcttcTATCTTATATCGcttctatttaaaatcaacTGTACCGtacatcaattttatttaaagaagaaactaaaaaatcattgatttaattttatattttcatcgagagaaatttttctctctctttatagtTATCGAAGCTTGACTTTCAACTATCTAGAGTGTAAATCCAAACCATTGCGGTCGCGTCGAATAACCATTAAACGTTTGCGATAATCGTGTTTACGGACCGAGCTTTCGGGCGACGTCTCGCCGTCGGGGAAGAAAGCATCAACTCGGGTCGCATAACCGCGACAAAGTTGTTCCCGATTCGCTTCGACAGGACACGAGCTCTCGGTCTCGCGTCCAAGTGTCGGGGGGGTTGGTTTCACGAGATGGGGGAACGGGGGAAAGGGGGGAGGGTCGTGGGCTGGGGTCGAACATCGATCTGGTAGTTAACTTCAGTGCCCCCGCGGGACTCGTTGCCACCTTCGTCTGCGCTCGCGGTATGCGTGGAGATGGGGTACAGTCTCCTCGATCCGGGGGATCCGGGGTGGAGAAGGGGAGGAGGAGGGATGATTCGCATAAAGCGTTTTTACGTTTGCTTTTACGCGCGATCTAATTCGATCAAATTCCCGCTTGCGTTTACGACACGATGATACTGTTAGTATCGGTAGCgagctttttaattaatttgacattCCCACTCGAACTTTCACACTCGTTCATATACTTTTGACAAGTGTGAAAGAGACGAAAACGAGGCAAATTTCATTTCCCGATAAGCTTGAGAAACTTTAACAcggtaacaaaatttatattatatatcttgtaatttCCTTTTCGCAATGTTTGATGACGGCAAGGAATAATGTAAGACTGGTTCGTTTCTGGAATCAAGTTTGTCGTTTACACTTGGGTTAATTCAAAATACCGAAAGCTATAGATTTAACATAAACGTCTGGAAAAGGAGGAGTTTCTGCATTTTTACTGTGTGCATGCTGGGaactatatttattgtatttaacgTATTGTCAAACTTTTTGTTACACACATTTAACCCCGCATAACTCAATCGATTACTGTTATTCGGTTACCACCATTGTTGGCAGTAACATTACTATTTTGACTCGATCTATTGAATCACCTATTCATTCATTTTTGTCTTTATCTCCGAGGAAAGATGCTGCcctattttacaaaataatgtaaaatattttccgcataaattttgaca
It encodes:
- the LOC140663703 gene encoding coiled-coil and C2 domain-containing protein 2A, producing the protein MSVSHIDFISGSTQHSQDKTEQDLGLCYAYPVIDDDRKTSDVLAKNQATLRVSNDRNSSATEDGLYVSENPFTRKIIKPYQLDNVKQLDYESRPRFRGKLVEIAIREIRIHPPREPHQSNDNTTMIEIISVSILFRGRSICRANSPFNRKLFKLLIKDSEYHDLSIQVHTRHGESSVLPLPLPQRCNAKDYKVDIDFAISDSSHKIHAGIVACTISLSTYGSTHEPKESDECHLFRPSNDPNDPQNSFSLLRSQRRYSTSTKKVNYFLLEEPTLIFDIANVRATPPKLSSLDSKQPDIVVFEQPAFSLLDVSFKNLFRPNRPLRPSSSANHSRRHTIGRTILTVTLLRGVEVPVREESALVSPLLEVEWGNVLRVTSIADGPAPIWQETINFELPKQNGEQCVKFRLYDQHPVWGQQWLGEARIPLERHRNYQELERWIALSPLFSPALLFGYAQASPGHSHTRIYVLMRLEQPGNSMEANAVNALSKGVQRCLAHPYKISNIETPDDAARFVMLLSSLPIHYGPIMPRQALNVNKVDHYGRAALLATLLQAFDLQSYVLLGSSQISKWTAYVLTIEKNDVVLWDPEIGEHYKLTDSRCSLMKVSRLINHSGIWENTQRSTLPHNLKYNVTISKDWRPLVPVAPSSNSNRSVQTLELTVTAEEDTQMKESESQMEQYLRDKLSGLRSALGLTTIFNRHAVSVLRGFISDIPNDVKHQLDKRDLKQLFRAYHTHGFVLNLRQTTLDELAEQIAATRVHNITGPVEFALACHIQRYVGKTCSIWLALAILRSR